AGTGCGCGTCGGCGCTGACGGCCTCCAGGGTGATGTCGGCGCTGCCGAGCGGCTGCCCGGCGGCCTCCTCGATCAGCCGGAAGACGTCGGTGTGCGCCAGGTCGGCGGCGTCCAGGCCGGCGCCGAGGTCGGGCGCCAGGTAGGTCAGGTCGAGCGAGAGCGGCAGCCCGTTCAGCCGGCGCAGCCGCTCGACGTAGACGACGTCGGCGCCGTCCGGCAGGCCGAGCCGGCGGGCGACCGGACCGGGCGCGCGGACCGGCCCGAAGGCACGGACCTCGTTGACCACCTCGCCGTGCTCGTGCAGCGTCTCGGCGAGACCCTGGAGCCGGTTCAGGCCGTGCGGCACCTTGTCGGCGACCACCAGCGTCCCCGAGCCCGGCACCCGGCGCACCAGGCCCTCGCCGCGCAGCAGGTCCAGCGCCTCCCGGACGGTGTTCCGGGACTCGCCGAACTCCTCGGCCAGCCGCTCCTCGTGGGGCAGCGCACCGGCGGCGAACACGCCGGCCAGTACCTGGCGGCGCAGCACGTCCGCGACCTGCCGGGCACGGTCGGCGCGCAGCCGCCGCACCGCGGGGCGGACGCTGTTCTCGCTGGTCATCGCGGTTGCTCCGGGGTCGGGTGAGGAGTGGGGACGGGGTCGGCCACGACCATAGGGCCGCGGCGATGGCGGCCGGGTTGCCGCAGCATTACGCCACCTGACGGCCCGTCGGGGGCGGCCGCGACCTGCGGCGACGGTGCCGCGCACGGGTGAACTGCCACCGTGCGCCGCGCGCTCCGGGCGCCGCGGCCCGGAGCGAGGGATCATGGAAGGGCGGCAGGAGCCCCGCTACCCCGAGGAGTGGTCACCGATGATCGGCAAGCTGCAGTGCGTCGTCCTGGACTGCCACTACCCGGCCGGGCTGGCCCACTTCTACGCGGCCGTGCTGGGCGGCGAGATCGACCGTCCCGACCCGCGCTGGTCGCTGGACGCAGAGTGGTCGACCGTCCACACCCCGGACGGCATGGTGCTGGGCTTCCAGCGGGTCGACGACTTCCGTCCGCCGATGTGGCCCGACCCGGCCCACCCGCAGCAACTCCACCTGGACATCGACGTCGAGGACCTCGACGCCGCCGACGAGAAGGTGGTGGCGCTCGGCGCGGTGCTGAAGGCCGCCGAGTCCGGCTGGCGGGTGTACGTGGACCCGGCCGGCCACCCGTTCTGCCTGGTCGGCCCGGGCGGCGACGCGGCCTGACCGGGGGCCGGTGCGCGGCCCCGCGGCGGCGGGTGATAGGTGTTCGTACCGCCTGTCGTCCGCCTGGGAGGGGTTCGCGTGCCGAAGGGCCGATTCTCGCGCCGCCGTACCGCCGTACTGTCCGTCACCGCCGCGGCGGTGCTGGCCGGTGCGGCGCTGACCGCCCACGCCGATGTCTTCGGACCGGGCGAGGGCGCCCCGCCGGCCGCCGAGGCCCCGCCGGCCGCGGAGAGCAGCGCGCCCGGCACCGACCCCGAGCCCTCCGCCTCCGCGGACGGGACGGGCGGCGGCAGCACCGGGCCGTCCGCCCCGGCGTCGTCCGCCGCCGCCTCGCCCTCCACGACCGGGTCGCCCACCGCCCCCGCGTCCGCGCTGCCGGAACTGGGCTCGCCCGCGGTCGCCGCCGGCGGCGGGATCAGCAACCAGCCGGTCTTCACCGGCCTCGCCTTCGACACCTGCACCGCCCCGGCACTGTCGGCGATGAACGCCTGGCGCACCGCGTCGCCCTACGGTGCGGCCGCCGTCTACATCGGCGGCAGGAACCGCGGCTGCGCCCAGCCGCAGCTGACCTCCTCCTGGGTCGCCTCGGTGACGGCCTCCGGCTGGCGGCTGATCCCGCTGTACGTCGGCGCGCAGCCGCCGTGCCAGACCGGCAGCAGCCCGGAGAAGCTCACCGCGGGGACGGCGGTCTCCCTCGGCACGGCGGACGGCGCCGACGCCGCCACCAAGGCCGGGGCGCTCGGGATGAAGCCCGGCAGCACGCTCTACCTGGACGTGGAGGCCTACAACGCGGCCGACACGGCCTGCGCGGCCGCGGTCCTCGCGTACACGCAGTCGTTCGACCGGGCGGTGCGGGCCCGCGGCTACCAGCCCGGCTTCTACGGCTTCGCGGGCTCCAGCGCCGCGGGCATCGCCAAGGCGGCAGCGGAGGGTGCCCCGGACCTGCCGGTCGCGCTCTGGTACGCCAAGTACGACGGCGTCGAGGACACCACGAGCAGCTTCCCCTTCGCCGCCGACCTGTTCACCGGCCGCCGCCGCGGCCACCAGTACCGGATCAACCAGAAGGAGACCTACGGCGGGGTCACCCTGACGGTGGACCGCAACGCCTGGGACGCGCCGGTCGCGCTCGTCGGCTGAGCCGCCGGGCCGGGCCGCTACCCGGCCGGGAGGACCAGCGGGTCGCCGACCCGCAGCCGGCCGGGGGCGGCCACCGTGGCCAGGGCGTCCAGCCGGGTGTCGTGGCCGCGGGCGATCGACCGGAGGATGTCCGGGGAGTGCGGCAGGCCCGGCTGGGGCGCCCCGACCATCGCGCAGCGCTCGCTGGCGCGGACGAAGGCGAGGCGCACCCCGTCGCCGAACCGGCCCTCGCGGCCGAACCAGGTGTCCTCGGTGAACGGCGGGGTGCCCGGCGGGGTGCGCAGCAGGATGTTGGGCCGGAACCGCCGCTCGTCGACGACGGCGGTCGGGACCTCGGCCCGCACCCAGTCCAGGGTGGCGGTGGTGAGCACCGAGACCGGCAGCTGGTCGAAGTGCGAGACGGCGTCCTCGCGGGCCAGCACGACGTCCTCGCGCTCCAGGTAGGCGCGGAGGAAGGCGTCCGGGTCCTCGACCGGGCTGCCCAGCGGGTCGAGGAGTTCGGGGCCGTCGAGCCGGTGGCCGAGCCGGGAGGTCAGCCGCAGCAGGCCGTCCATCCGCCGGAAGCGCCGGGTGTTCTTGCCGGAGCCGAACCGGCCGGAGCCGTCCCGGACGGCGTAGAGCCGGTCGCCGGCCAGTCCGCGCAGGTCCACCTCGACCGCGTCGAGGAGTTCGCCGCCGGTGGACTTCACCGGGTAGCGCCAGATGCGCTCCACGACACCGGAGATCTCTGCCATGGCGGGAGCCTATCCGGCGGCCCCGATGGTGGTCTAGACCTATTGGCGGGCCGTCAGCCCACCCGCGCCACCGCCCGCACCGGCGCGCCGTCCGCCGCCGCCAGCCGCAGCGGGAACAGCGACACCTCCACCGCGGCCCCCGCCTCCCGGGCCGCCAGCAGCGGGGTCAGATCGGTGAGGTTCTCGGCGATCACCCCGCCGCCGGGCCGGCCCAGCAGCACCCGGTGCGCCGCCAGCGTGGGCTCCTCCCCGGCCGGGTCGTGCTCGTCCGCCAGCTCCGCCAGCAGCGCCGCCACCGCCGGGTCGGCCGGGCCCGGGTCCGGCGTCCGGTCCACCGAGAGGGCGTCCACCCCGACGGTCCGCACCCCCGCCGCCACGATCGCCTCCGCGGCCTCCCGGGACAGGTACGGGTGGGCCAGGTAGTGCTCGCTGCCCCAGTGCCGCGGCCAGCCGGTGGCCAGCAGCAGCACCGCGCCGGGCGCGCACTCGGCGAGCGCCGGGGCGAGCTGATCCGCCGTCACCGCGCTGCGCGGTGCCATCCCGCGCAGGTCCGCGACCACCGCGGGCCCGGTGAACAGCTCCAGCGGCAGCCCGTCCAGCGTCGGCCACGTGACGTCCACGTGGTACGGGGCGTCCACGTGCGTCCCGGCCTGCGAACCCAGATGCAGCGCCAGCACGTTGACCCCGGCGGTGTCCGTGGTGAGGGCGGGCCGCAGCTCCACCTCCGGGTCCCCCGGGTAGACCGGCATGCCGCTGGTGAGCGGATGGGTGAGGTCGATCAGCGTCGGCGCCATGTCGTCCATCCTGCCCCGCCCGGCCCGCCCGCCGCAGCAGTGTCGGGACAGCGGCCCGCCCCGGCGGACCGGGGCCCGGCACGGTCCGAAAGCGAGGGCCTAGGGTCGGGGGCATGAACGATTCGCAGGTGCGCAGGCCGTGGGTGGTGGGGGTGTCCGGCGCGTCCGGGACGCCGTACGCGGCGTCCGTGATCCGGGCGCTGCTCGCGGCCGGCGAGACGGTCGACCTGGTGGTCTCCCGGGCCGCCCGGCTGACCATCCTGGACGAGACCGGCATCTCCTACCGCGACGCCCACTGGCGCGAGGACCTGGCCCGCTGGATCGGCACCGACGACCTGGACGGCGTCCGCCACTGGGCGGCCGGCGACTTCGCGGCCGGCCCGTCCTCCGGCTCCTACCCGGCCAAGGGCATGCTGGTCGTCCCCGCGACCACCGGCGCGGTGGCCGGCATCGCACTCGGACTCAGCAAGGACCTGCTCCAGCGGGCCGCAGCCGTCACCCTCAAGGAGCGCCGCCCGCTGGTGGTCTGTCTGCGCGAGACACCCCTCGATGGGGTGACGTTGAAGCACCTGGTCGAGCTGGACGCGCAAGGCGCCGTGGTGCTGCCCGCCTCGCCGGGCTTCTACGCGGGCGGCTCCACCGCCCGCGAACTGGTCGACTTCGTGGCCGGCCGGGTGCTCGACGCGGTCGGTGTGCCGCACACGCTCTACCGCCGCTGGGAGGGCGAACTGGGCGCTGCGGCCAAGGCAGAGTGAGACGGTGCGGATCGGGAGAGTATGTTCTTTGCGATATCCGGGTTGATCGGCGCACGCCGCCTTCGAATCCGGATGGTTATCTCGGGTCCGGTGAGGTTCGGAAGGGCGCTGGCAGGTATATGGACACAGTGGACAGACAGCTCATCCAGGCACTGCGGGAGAACGGCCGCGCCTCGTACGCGGAGCTCGGCCGGCTGGTCGGCCTGTCCGGTCCGAGCGTGACCGACCGCATCAACCGTCTGGAGCAGGCCGGGGTGATCACCGGCTACCGCGCCACCGTCAACCCGGCCTCGCTGGGCTTCGGCGTGACCGCCCTGATCGGCCTTCAGCTGACCGACGCCGCCGACCACGAGGACGTGGCCCACCGCCTCAAGGACCTTCCCGAGGTGGAGGACTGCTGGTTCATCGCCGGTGACGACTCGTACATGCTCAAGGTGCGCGTCCCGGACGTGGAGGGGCTGGAATCGGTCGTCAAGCGGATCTCCGGCACGAAAGGCGTGGCCCGCACCCGTACGACCGTCGTACTGTCCACCAAGTGGGAGAGCCGGGTCAGCGACCTGCCGCTGGACACCGGCGAGTGACCCGCCGGACGACGAGGGAGTGACGGGATGACGCTGGTCGGACTGGAGGAGCTGCGCGCCGCGCAGCAGCGGATCGCCGGGGTCGCGGTACGCACCCCGCTGCTGCCCTGCCCGTGGGCGGCG
This genomic window from Streptomyces sp. TLI_235 contains:
- a CDS encoding GntR family transcriptional regulator; translation: MTSENSVRPAVRRLRADRARQVADVLRRQVLAGVFAAGALPHEERLAEEFGESRNTVREALDLLRGEGLVRRVPGSGTLVVADKVPHGLNRLQGLAETLHEHGEVVNEVRAFGPVRAPGPVARRLGLPDGADVVYVERLRRLNGLPLSLDLTYLAPDLGAGLDAADLAHTDVFRLIEEAAGQPLGSADITLEAVSADAHSASVLEVPRGAALLMLERLTTLADGRPVDLEYVRFRGDRITMQGRLLRDTP
- a CDS encoding putative enzyme related to lactoylglutathione lyase — protein: MEGRQEPRYPEEWSPMIGKLQCVVLDCHYPAGLAHFYAAVLGGEIDRPDPRWSLDAEWSTVHTPDGMVLGFQRVDDFRPPMWPDPAHPQQLHLDIDVEDLDAADEKVVALGAVLKAAESGWRVYVDPAGHPFCLVGPGGDAA
- a CDS encoding kynurenine formamidase; the encoded protein is MAPTLIDLTHPLTSGMPVYPGDPEVELRPALTTDTAGVNVLALHLGSQAGTHVDAPYHVDVTWPTLDGLPLELFTGPAVVADLRGMAPRSAVTADQLAPALAECAPGAVLLLATGWPRHWGSEHYLAHPYLSREAAEAIVAAGVRTVGVDALSVDRTPDPGPADPAVAALLAELADEHDPAGEEPTLAAHRVLLGRPGGGVIAENLTDLTPLLAAREAGAAVEVSLFPLRLAAADGAPVRAVARVG
- a CDS encoding 4-hydroxy-3-polyprenylbenzoate decarboxylase produces the protein MNDSQVRRPWVVGVSGASGTPYAASVIRALLAAGETVDLVVSRAARLTILDETGISYRDAHWREDLARWIGTDDLDGVRHWAAGDFAAGPSSGSYPAKGMLVVPATTGAVAGIALGLSKDLLQRAAAVTLKERRPLVVCLRETPLDGVTLKHLVELDAQGAVVLPASPGFYAGGSTARELVDFVAGRVLDAVGVPHTLYRRWEGELGAAAKAE
- a CDS encoding AsnC family transcriptional regulator, whose product is MDTVDRQLIQALRENGRASYAELGRLVGLSGPSVTDRINRLEQAGVITGYRATVNPASLGFGVTALIGLQLTDAADHEDVAHRLKDLPEVEDCWFIAGDDSYMLKVRVPDVEGLESVVKRISGTKGVARTRTTVVLSTKWESRVSDLPLDTGE